The following proteins come from a genomic window of Rattus norvegicus strain BN/NHsdMcwi chromosome 8, GRCr8, whole genome shotgun sequence:
- the Or8b37 gene encoding olfactory receptor Olr1206 produces the protein MALGNASSVKEFILLGLTQQLELQMPLFFLFLGIYVVSVVGNLGLIILIVLNPHLHTPMYYFLFNLSFTDLCYSTVITPRMLVGFVKQNIISHAECMTQLFFFAFFVIDECYILTAMAYDRYAAICKPLLYQVTMSRQVCLLMTMGVYVMGFLGSMAHIVCMLRLDFCNGNIINHYVCDVLPLLKLSCTSTFINELVVFIVVGVNVIVPSLTLFVSYTLILSNILSIHSAEGRSKAFSTCGSHVIAVSLFFGAAAFMYLKPSSASVDDDKVSTIFYTIVGPMLNPFIYSIRNKDVHLALRKTMKRSFT, from the coding sequence ATGGCTTTAGGAAATGCCTCTTCAGTGAAAGAATTTATCCTGCTGGGCTTGACACAGCAACTGGAACTGCAGatgcctctcttcttcctcttcttgggaATCTATGTGGTCTCTGTGGTGGGGAATCTGGGCTTGATTATTCTGATTGTTTTGAATCCTCACctgcacacccccatgtactaCTTTCTCTTCAACCTTTCCTTCACAGATCTCTGCTACTCCACTGTCATAACCCCCAGAATGCTGGTGGGTTTTGTGAAGCAGAACATCATCTCTCATGCTGAGTGCATGACTCAGctctttttctttgccttttttgtTATTGATGAATGTTACATTCTGACAGCAATGGCCTATGACAGATATGCTGCCATCTGTAAGCCCCTGCTTTACCAGGTCACCATGTCTCGCCAGGTCTGCCTCCTGATGACAATGGGTGTATATGTGATGGGCTTTCTGGGTTCCATGGCTCACATAGTTTGCATGCTGAGACTCGACTTTTGTAATGGCAACATCATCAATCACTATGTATGTGATGTACTTCCTCTCCTTAAACTCTCCTGCACAAGCACCTTCATCAATGAGCTGGTAGTTTTCATTGTTGTGGGTGTCAATGTGATAGTGCCTAGCCTGACTCTCTTTGTTTCTTATACCTTGATCCTTTCCAACATCCTCAGCATCCATTCTGCAGAAGGTAGGTCAAAAGCCTTCAGTACCTGTGGCTCCCATGTCatagctgtttctcttttctttggagcTGCAGCATTCATGTATCTTAAGCCTTCTAGTGCATCTGTGGATGATGATAAAGTATCTACCATCTTTTATACCATTGTTGGTCCAATGCTGAACCCTTTTATCTACAGTATAAGGAATAAGGATGTCCACCTTGCACTGAGAAAAACGATGAAAAGGAGTTTTACATAA